A region from the Rosa rugosa chromosome 6, drRosRugo1.1, whole genome shotgun sequence genome encodes:
- the LOC133716428 gene encoding uncharacterized protein LOC133716428 encodes MDKSWMKEDRRSLKFQIGLEEFFKFASANARDTNSICCPCLKCCNNDFWSIGVIKDHIFFNGIDVNYRHWKWHGEPSTSALNVARGDSETVEMNPDFGIEEDEEGMKGSEDEGISEDSNEFRKFVEDGDKPLYPGCTKTTKLNGLIQTFNLKAKHGMTDACYSDMLIMIGLLLPEGNELPGSVYEAKRTLRSLGMEYEKIHACPNDCILYRLQHADATSCPTCGESRWKLGRDKSEKEGVPGKVLWYFPPIPRFKRMFQSTVSAKELTWHVKDRKNDGMMRHPADSPTWKMIDTKWPDFGVEPRNLRLALSSDGFNPHSSLSSKYSCWPVILITYNLPPWLCMKRKYMMLTLLISGPKQPGNDIDVYLQPLIDDLKVLWDGVERVYDAVRGEYFTLRAALLWTINDFPAYGNLSGSIVKGYNACPVCVEETKPYRLKKSKKMAFMRHRRFLPRHHPYRKQAAAFDNTVEEGEAPKPLSGEEVLSRVQGLDWPFGKKNPHPPYKGLEDQNRPCWKKKSVFFELAYWKHLPVRHNLDVMHIEKNCCDAILGTLLNIPGKTKDGAAARLDMVDMGIRTDLKATSTGKREKLPLASWNLFLDERKIVCSSFFNMTVPVRFSSNVRNLVSMEDLRLAGLKSHDCHTIMQLLLPIALRSVLEKPVRYAIIRFCLFFKAICSKVIDVSKLEQMQADLVDTVCLLEKFFPPSFFDIMIHLTVHLVREVELCGPVFFRWMYPFERYMKVFKGWVRNRQFPEGCIAENYIVEEAIEFCSERILPEDATTVGIPLRTKSGFLNGCKPLSEHGRCNPIFHVSDINSSVTILMLYYINVHIHLGFSAHFMHFPLCSEHMELLKLSFPRFIKNEKWLKQKQNLTFAGWLKERVANEMRFADNSISESIRWLAGGPKKEVPTFSGYHVNGVDFNTIARDKVRSVQNSGVFLVADAMQVASAKDNNPKTDDMDFYGRIQQIWEVDYYKFRVPVFMCDWVESARGIKVDELGFTLVKLNRIGHLNDPFVLATHVKQIFYIDDPLDDQWSVVIRCPDSDYQGAGNDEELEDIEVAQHPFIPIMPSIETFDDVLGEEPSSYIRDGNEGIWVD; translated from the exons ATGGATAAATCATGGATGAAAGAAGATAGAAGATCACTAAAGTTTCAGATAGGACTTGAAGAATTTTTTAAGTTTGCGTCGGCTAATGCAAGGGACACAAATAGCATATGTTGCCCTTGCTTGAAGTGTTGTAACAATGATTTTTGGTCCATAGGGGTGATTAAGGACCATATATTTTTTAATGGTATAGATGTCAACTATAGGCATTGGAAGTGGCATGGAGAACCATCAACTTCTGCCTTGAATGTTGCTAGAGGGGATTCTGAAACAGTTGAGATGAATCCTGATTTTGGGAtagaagaggatgaagaaggtATGAAGGGTAGTGAGGATGAGGGGATTTCGGAAGACTCGAATGAGTTTAGGAAGTTTGTAGAGGATGGAGATAAGCCCCTATATCCTGGTTGTACTAAGACAACCAAGTTGAATGGCTTGATACAAACATTCAATCTAAAAGCTAAACACGGCATGACTGATGCTTGCTATTCAGACATGTTAATTATGATTGGCCTATTGCTTCCTGAAGGGAATGAGTTACCAGGGTCAGTTTATGAGGCCAAAAGAACACTGCGCTCATTGGGGATGGAGTATGAAAAGATTCATGCTTGTCCAAATGACTGCATCTTATATAGGTTGCAGCATGCTGATGCAACAAGCTGCCCCACTTGTGGTGAATCAAGGTGGAAACTAGGCAGGGACAAATCCGAGAAAGAAGGGGTACCCGGGAAGGTATTGTGGTACTTCCCACCGATCCCAAGGTTCAAAAGGATGTTCCAATCAACTGTTTCAGCAAAGGAACTGACTTGGCATGTCAAGGATAGAAAGAATGATGGAATGATGAGGCATCCAGCGGATTCCCCAACTTGGAAAATGATTGACACAAAATGGCCAGATTTTGGTGTAGAGCCTAGGAACCTTAGACTAGCTCTTTCATCAGACGGGTTTAACCCACATAGTTCTCTAAGTAGCAAATACTCATGCTGGCCTGTTATACTTATCACGTATAACCTTCCTCCATGGTTGTGCATGAAAAGGAAGTACATGATGTTGACATTGTTAATTTCTGGACCTAAACAGCCCGGAAATGATATCGATGTCTATCTGCAGCCGTTGATTGATGATCTGAAAGTGTTGTGGGATGGGGTTGAGAGAGTATATGATGCTGTAAGAGGAGAGTATTTTACATTGAGGGCAGCACTGTTGTGGACAATTAACGATTTTCCCGCATATGGGAACTTATCGGGAAGCATTGTCAAAGGATACAATGCTTGTCCAGTATGTGTTGAAGAGACCAAACCGTATAGGTTGAAGAAGTCTAAAAAAATGGCATTCATGAGGCATCGAAGATTCCTGCCACGACATCATCCATATCGAAAGCAAGCTGCTGCTTTCGACAACACTGTAGAGGAGGGTGAAGCTCCTAAACCATTAAGTGGAGAGGAGGTTTTGTCAAGAGTTCAAGGTCTTGATTGGCCATTTGGCAAAAAAAACCCTCATCCCCCTTATAAGGGTCTTGAAGATCAAAACAGACCTTGTTGGAAGAAAAAGTCTGTTTTCTTTGAACTTGCATACTGGAAACATCTTCCGGTAAGACATAATCTTGATGTGATGCATATTGAGAAGAATTGTTGCGATGCTATCCTTGGTACGTTGTTGAATATTCCGGGGAAGACTAAGGATGGGGCTGCTGCTCGTTTAGACATGGTTGATATGGGTATACGCACTGATTTGAAGGCTACAAGCACTGGAAAAAGGGAGAAGTTGCCTTTGGCTAGTTGGAACTTGTTCCTTGATGAGAGAAAGATCGTTTGTAGTTCATTTTTCAATATGACTGTTCCGGTTAGGTTTTCATCCAATGTACGAAATCTGGTGTCAATGGAGGATTTAAGACTCGCCGGTCTTAAATCACATGATTGCCACACTATAATGCAACTTCTTCTCCCAATCGCACTACGTTCAGTTTTAGAGAAACCGGTTCGGTATGCAATTATCCGGTTCTGCCTATTTTTCAAAGCAATATGTAGCAAGGTGATCGATGTTTCAAAGCTGGAACAAATGCAAGCAGACCTGGTTGATACAGTTTGCCTGCTTGAGAAGTTCTTTCCACCCTCATTTTTTGACATAATGATTCACCTAACTGTTCATCTCGTTAGGGAAGTCGAGTTATGCGGTCCGGTCTTTTTTAGATGGATGTACCCTTTCGAGAGGTACATGAAGGTGTTCAAAGGATGGGTGAGAAATCGACAATTTCCTGAGGGCTGCATTGCAGAGAATTATATTGTTGAAGAGGCAATTGAGTTTTGCTCAGAACGTATACTTCCTGAAGATGCTACCACTGTTGGGATCCCTTTGAGAACCAAATCTGGGTTTTTAAATGGCTGCAAGCCGTTGTCAG AACACGGAAGATGCAATCCCATATTTCACGTAAGTGATATTAATTCTTCTGTTACAATTTTAATGTTGTACTATATTAACGTACACATTCATTTAGGTTTTTCTGCTCATTTCATGCATTTCCCCCTTTGCAGTGAGCATATGGAATTATTGAAGTTAAGTTTCCCAAGGTTCATCAAAAATGAAAAGTGGTTGAAGCAAAAACAGAATCTTACCTTTGCTGGTTGGTTAAAGGAGAGG GTTGCAAACGAAATGAGATTTGCCGATAATTCTATTTCAGAAAGTATCAGGTGGCTCGCAGGTGGACCGAAAAAGGAGGTCCCTACTTTTAGTGGATATCATGTTAATGGGGTTGATTTCAACACTATTGCGCGTGACAAAGTCAGATCAGTTCAAAACAGTGGCGTTTTTTTAGTTGCGGATGCAATGCAAGTTGCTAGTGCAAAGGATAATAACCCCAAAACCGATGATATGGACTTCTACGGTAGGATACAGCAAATCTGGGAGGTGGACTACTACAAGTTTAGGGTACCGGTCTTTATGTGCGATTGGGTTGAGTCAGCCAGGGGGATTAAAGTAGATGAACTTGGCTTTACTTTGGTTAAACTGAATAGAATAGGGCATTTAAATGATCCATTTGTCTTAGCCACGCATGTCAAACAAATTTTCTACATAGATGACCCCCTTGATGATCAATGGTCAGTGGTAATACGATGCCCGGATAGTGACTACCAAGGGGCTGGTAATGATGAAGAGCTAGAAGATATTGAAGTGGCGCAGCACCCATTTATTCCTATAATGCCATCAATCGAGACATTTGATGATGTACTTGGTGAAGAGCCAAGCTCCTACATTCGAGATGGCAATGAAGGAATATGGGTGGATTAG